The segment ATCATTCCGGCGTGCGGGCCGGCCAGCGCGCGGGTCAGGTCGACGACCGTGTATCCGGACAGCGGTGAGGCGTCCTCGGCGGGGCGGGGCGCTTGGGTATCGGGCGATGATGTCATCGGTGGACCTGCTCTTTCTTCTCTTGTCGTCTTACAGCCAGCCTGGAACCACGAGGACCAGCCGCGCGATCAGCGGACCGACGGCGACAACTACGGCACTGTAGCTCAGGATCTGCTTGTAGAACCGATCGCGGTCAGTGCCCTTGGCATTGGCAAGTGCAAGTACCAGCGCCCCGTTGGTTGAGAACGGTGAAACGTCGACGATTGTCGATGAAACGGCAAGGGCCGCGATCATTCCTACGGCTCCAATCTCACCACCCAGCAGGAACGGCACTGCCAGCGGGATGGTCGCCGCGAGGATTGCGGTGGAGGAAGCGAACGCGGAGACGGGCGTCAGTCTCCTGTTCGGGAGGAGATTCGGGGACTGAAATTCCTATTGCATCGCCGAACCTAGCGCTCCGAGCCGCCTCAGCGGGGATTTCCGGCCGTCCCCAAACTGTCCACCAGCGAGCTAAGGCGTTCAGCCTCCCGCAAGCCGTATTCGCCGTCGGCGCGCTGGATCGCCATCACAGCGAGCGTCGTCCCGTCCGCCAGGTCGAGGGTGACCCAAGGGTCGCCGCTCAGGTATTCGAAACGGACCGCCACGATCTCGGCCCAGGTCAGCCTGCGCGCGCGAACCAGGTTCCGCACGTAAAGGCCGGATCCGGACGGCCGGGCCCGCACCGAGACCATCCAGAGCATGATGCCGACGAAAAGCGCCCCGAGACCGAGCAGGCTCAGTTGGTCGAACAGGTCGAATCCTTCGACACCTTCGCCCCGGAGGCCGATGCCGATCACGATGAAGCCGAGCATCACGATCACTGCCAGCGGAATCATCACGAACCTGGCTCGCCGCGGCGCGAATACGCGTAACTGTTCGCCATCCGGCATGGCTACATCCGGCAGGCGTGAATCGTGCTGACCAGGATGGCGCGCGCTCCGACGCTATAGAGCGCGTCCATCACCTTGTTGCTGTCTTCCCGGGTCACCATGGAGCGCACCGCCATCCACTGCGGATCATGCATGGCGGACACAGTCGGCGATTCGAAGCCGGGAGTCAGCTTGATTGCCTCGTCGAGCAGGTCCGTGGGAACGTCATAGTCCATCAGGACGTATCGACGCGCGACCAGCACGCTTTCCAGCCGGCGCGCCAGCACCTGCACGGCCTGGCTCGGTTCCGTGTCTTTGCGGGAGATCAGCACTCCCTCACTGTCCAGCAACGATTCGCCGAACACCTCAAGCCCGGCTGCCCGAAGGGTCGATCCGGTTTCGACCACGTCGGCAATCGCATCGGCAACTCCGAGCTGGATAGACACCTCTACCGCTCCATCCAGCTTGACCGGGGTCGCGCTCACGCCACGACGCTCCAGGTCGGCCGCCACCAGGGTCGGGTA is part of the Saxibacter everestensis genome and harbors:
- the hisG gene encoding ATP phosphoribosyltransferase — its product is MLRIAVPNKGALSEAAATMLEEAGYRRRRDSKELVRADPDNDAEFFFLRPRDIAVYVGEGILDVGITGRDLLLDSGANAQEIATLGFGSSTFHYAGPAGKFTDIGQLEGLRIATSYPTLVAADLERRGVSATPVKLDGAVEVSIQLGVADAIADVVETGSTLRAAGLEVFGESLLDSEGVLISRKDTEPSQAVQVLARRLESVLVARRYVLMDYDVPTDLLDEAIKLTPGFESPTVSAMHDPQWMAVRSMVTREDSNKVMDALYSVGARAILVSTIHACRM
- a CDS encoding PH domain-containing protein is translated as MPDGEQLRVFAPRRARFVMIPLAVIVMLGFIVIGIGLRGEGVEGFDLFDQLSLLGLGALFVGIMLWMVSVRARPSGSGLYVRNLVRARRLTWAEIVAVRFEYLSGDPWVTLDLADGTTLAVMAIQRADGEYGLREAERLSSLVDSLGTAGNPR